Part of the bacterium genome, AGGATTATTATCACACATTATCCAATGGGTTCCATCTTTATCCACTTGTTGTAATGTCCCTCTATACCACCCGGGTTCCGGTTGCTGTTCGGCTATACCACATTTGCAATCAAGTGGAATACCAATGCAATTGCAGACTTTCATTGACCCAACATATTCTAAATTGCCATCGAACCAATATGTATAGGCAATAATTGGGACCGCGATTAACAACATTGCGAGCAGAACAAAACTCTTTTTCATTTTGCCTCCTCAATCGTTGTAAAATAATATTCTGTGCACCTATTCATATTACAATTGCGGCGGGCGGGATAGTCAAGTAAATTATAAAAGTTACTTAACCTATTCTAAGTATTCTATTTGGTAATAGTTGTATTGGTCTTATCAATTCACTATTAATACTAGCTAAATGGAGTATTACCCAATTTTCATTGTTAAGATACATATTAGCTAAAATACCAAGAAGTCATCCCTATATCTTCTTCACCACCGGGCCATCGGGAGTGTCGCGGACCTCGAGACCGCGCGCAGCGAAGGCGTCTCGAATTGCATCGGCTGTGGGCCAATCCTTGCTTTCGCGGGCCTTGCGCCTTTGTTCGAGGGCTGTTTCGACGTCCATCTTCACGCTGTCGATTTCAATAGCGATTTCTCTGGTTTCCGATTCAGCTTTCGCCGGAAGAAGTCCGGTCGCACAGTCGAAATCCTCCAGAAATCTAAGGATCCGCTCGCCATCGAGTGAGGAAAGCAGACCGTCATCACGAAGTTTATTACATAGTCGAATAAGCTCGAACAACCCACCGAGCGCACCGGAAATATTCAAATCATCGTCCATACAATTCTCGAATGTCTCGCGCGCCGATTCGAGGCCTCGCGAGGCATCCTCGTGAAGTGGGCCTTCGGTGAGCTCTTCAAGCATGTCTCGAAATTCCCCTATCCGCTTAAGCGAGGTTTCCGCAGCACCGAGTCCCTCAAAGGTGAAATTCAATTGTTGACGATAATGCGTCGCAATAAGGACATATCGAATAGCAAGCGGCGAATAACCTTTATCGATCAATTGCCGGAGTGTGAAGTAATTTCCCAGCGATTTTGACATCTTCTTGCCCTCGACGATGAGATGCGCGTTGTGCATCCAGTAGTTGACGAACTTTTTACCTGTCGCGGCCTCAGACTGCGCGACCTCGTTTTCATGATGTGGGAAAAGATTGTCCTCGCCACCGGTATGTATATCGAAATGCTCGCCGAGATATTTCATACTCATTGCGGAACACTCGATATGCCATCCGGGACGGCCCTTACCGAGTTCCGTTTCCCAAAAGATATCGCCGTC contains:
- the cysS gene encoding cysteine--tRNA ligase, with the translated sequence MTIKFKNTFGNRIEKFHSIEPGKVGMYTCGPTVYDFAHIGNYRAYIFEDLLRRWLKYRGYEVTQVMNLTDVDDKTIRESRKAGISLDEYTAKYKAAFFEDLDALGIERAEVYPAATDHIPEMVELVKRLLDVGVAYRGGDGSIYYSIEKFPEYGKLSGKRIDKNIAGARISHDEYDKEQAADFALWKAYEESDGDIFWETELGKGRPGWHIECSAMSMKYLGEHFDIHTGGEDNLFPHHENEVAQSEAATGKKFVNYWMHNAHLIVEGKKMSKSLGNYFTLRQLIDKGYSPLAIRYVLIATHYRQQLNFTFEGLGAAETSLKRIGEFRDMLEELTEGPLHEDASRGLESARETFENCMDDDLNISGALGGLFELIRLCNKLRDDGLLSSLDGERILRFLEDFDCATGLLPAKAESETREIAIEIDSVKMDVETALEQRRKARESKDWPTADAIRDAFAARGLEVRDTPDGPVVKKI